The following coding sequences are from one Shewanella eurypsychrophilus window:
- a CDS encoding EAL domain-containing protein has product MKTITTLLLTLCLFGQVQAAEETAQAITIDHLPQAIAEEAVGQQASILLNAETYSVPEGLSQSTVTSLVEDQDGYVWIGTLNGLNRFDGKEFKHYFADDSLSGLPSSFIRSLLIDSNGNLLVGTDKGLVILDKKIEKFVPLVKALETSSLPIWSLNISKEDILVGTNNTVIKLNKNNLLFKSTFMNDSFDGVKTIIDYGNSYLVRNYNGDIIESTNDEVISKNSKNIIPYNGIVIINGPLGLSTIQNNKITLVSSTKFDTIFILKNKLVGMIGNKIYTLKHDFSHIPSAIINNLNYSLDKTLVFPERSSFYLATQNMGFIQIREKSNIIKRSSKNTSNIWSINKEEDIRLTIVADSNMISVFDIHNNEKQFNSKITGAKTAITYKNNLYVGSTSGLYSIHLVTKKRTTISSLPVSVLKVNEHAGTILAGTTDGLLLSIDPLTKMVNNELSIDYGNPIFDISSFSESIFVSSQGGLFEVTQDESTPIYTDDIVFSVKNTSKSVFFGTTKSLMVYNKESKTHSIKYSNNRAIYSISSEENQTVATSMAEVIYIDNETLYVLDGTTGSQEEYNTQSTLYWKGEFILGGINGISLLNPQNVNSYISKVTLPKVKIEELLVFNIVKTPNHGILDKPISISDEITLKYSDYPFTFNFWSPSNNLGEINFLYQMEGLSDTWIESKGVNSATYTNLSPGDYTFNIYAVDSFLNKKGDIKQLKVIITPPWWLSKQAKFIYFMLALMISAVIVKAVLRRREVQNQIAKSEERLKLSLWGSGDEMWDWDIETGQIYRSNIWGSLEFPRDGQRSGESGEESNIHPMDQERVSTALNNHFYGRSDHFEAAYRVKGKSDEWVWILDRAKIVERDEKDNPLRMTGTIKNINNFKHAEEQLRLFERAIANISEGMFILDSQFHFVEVNEACCELCLNPREKFIGVQFNFDLYPDSYSEQIRSILNQQGRWSNDVESAKGDGSSFLMELTVDAIYDELGQLSHYVGVFSDISRRKQQEEELRKLTNNDLLTNLPNRSSLMVTLGNLVKRDSHHTLMVLDLDNFKKINDSLGHQVGDELLIKVAKRIETAVPYHTSIYRLGGDEFAILVDNNPDIGSSAVIANNVIEAFTSSFELTSDKVVVGMSIGIVLYPEDDQNEQALLRKADIAMYHAKSAGGNRYQFYSESLNRNAIRQLEVENLIRQGIKEDLFEVYYQPKIELKTGKMAGMEALVRLNHPEQGLIPPSEFIPLAEENGLIVEIGDIVMKKACFAAQKWRSQGIFDGRVAVNLSSYQFALPDLQQRIESILRLTQLPAANLELEITEGTVIKEPEKAIKVMQQLAKMGVSLALDDFGTGYSSLSYLKRFPIHTLKIDKAFVDDIDKSDRDLKMVDSIITIAHNMGLSVVGEGVEDASQLSILKALNCEEIQGFIFSKAVTEAQFTELLRQDFIQPGLVQKQNKAI; this is encoded by the coding sequence ATGAAAACAATCACCACTCTCCTATTGACCCTCTGTCTTTTCGGTCAAGTGCAAGCTGCTGAAGAAACAGCCCAAGCGATTACTATTGATCATCTCCCCCAAGCAATAGCTGAAGAAGCTGTTGGGCAGCAAGCTTCCATACTGCTAAATGCCGAAACTTACAGTGTCCCGGAAGGGTTATCACAAAGCACAGTGACATCCTTAGTTGAAGATCAAGATGGCTATGTATGGATTGGAACCCTGAATGGACTCAACAGATTCGATGGGAAAGAGTTTAAGCATTATTTTGCCGATGATAGCCTATCAGGTCTTCCGAGCTCTTTTATTCGCAGTTTATTGATTGATTCAAATGGAAACCTTTTGGTAGGTACAGATAAAGGTTTGGTTATATTAGATAAAAAAATTGAAAAATTTGTTCCATTGGTAAAAGCTTTAGAAACAAGTAGCCTTCCAATATGGTCTCTAAACATATCTAAAGAAGATATATTAGTCGGAACAAACAATACAGTAATAAAGCTAAATAAAAACAATCTTTTATTTAAATCAACCTTTATGAATGATTCGTTTGATGGAGTAAAAACAATAATAGATTATGGAAATAGTTATTTAGTTAGGAACTATAATGGAGACATAATCGAAAGTACTAATGATGAAGTTATATCTAAAAACTCAAAGAATATAATACCATATAATGGGATAGTTATTATTAACGGACCACTTGGTTTATCCACCATTCAGAACAATAAGATTACATTAGTTAGTAGCACGAAGTTTGACACCATATTCATATTAAAAAACAAGCTTGTTGGAATGATAGGAAATAAAATTTACACATTAAAACATGATTTTAGTCACATTCCTTCAGCGATAATAAACAACTTAAATTATTCTTTAGATAAAACTTTAGTTTTCCCTGAAAGAAGTAGTTTTTATTTGGCCACTCAGAACATGGGATTCATTCAAATAAGAGAAAAGTCAAATATAATCAAGAGAAGCTCAAAGAACACTAGTAACATATGGTCAATAAACAAAGAGGAAGATATAAGGTTAACTATAGTTGCTGATTCAAATATGATTTCTGTCTTTGACATTCACAATAATGAAAAACAATTCAACAGCAAGATTACTGGTGCGAAAACTGCAATAACTTATAAAAACAACTTATATGTCGGTAGTACTAGTGGATTGTACTCTATACACTTGGTTACAAAAAAAAGGACAACAATATCAAGCCTGCCCGTCTCAGTATTAAAAGTCAATGAACACGCTGGCACTATACTTGCCGGAACAACTGATGGACTTTTATTATCAATAGACCCATTGACAAAGATGGTTAATAATGAACTGTCAATAGACTATGGGAATCCTATTTTTGATATATCTTCATTTAGTGAATCTATTTTTGTATCTAGCCAAGGTGGGCTTTTCGAAGTAACTCAAGATGAATCAACACCTATATACACTGATGATATTGTATTCAGTGTTAAAAACACATCAAAATCTGTTTTTTTTGGAACGACTAAATCACTGATGGTCTATAACAAGGAATCAAAGACACATTCGATCAAGTATAGTAACAACCGCGCCATATACTCTATATCTTCAGAAGAAAACCAAACAGTTGCAACTTCTATGGCAGAGGTAATATACATAGATAATGAAACACTCTATGTATTAGATGGCACGACTGGTAGCCAAGAAGAGTATAATACTCAATCAACGCTTTACTGGAAAGGTGAATTTATATTGGGAGGAATAAATGGTATAAGCCTACTAAACCCTCAGAATGTTAATTCATACATTTCAAAAGTAACACTTCCTAAAGTAAAAATTGAAGAGCTTCTTGTTTTTAACATCGTTAAAACACCTAATCACGGTATTTTGGATAAACCAATTTCAATATCTGATGAGATAACCTTAAAATATTCAGACTACCCCTTCACATTCAACTTTTGGTCCCCAAGCAATAATTTAGGTGAAATAAATTTTCTATACCAAATGGAAGGACTATCCGATACTTGGATTGAGTCTAAAGGTGTAAACTCAGCAACTTATACCAACCTTTCACCTGGTGATTACACTTTTAATATCTATGCAGTAGATAGTTTTTTGAATAAAAAAGGTGATATTAAACAGCTGAAAGTTATAATAACACCTCCTTGGTGGCTCTCTAAGCAAGCCAAGTTTATCTATTTTATGCTGGCCCTCATGATTTCTGCGGTCATTGTAAAAGCCGTACTCAGACGTCGTGAAGTTCAAAACCAGATAGCTAAATCTGAAGAGCGCCTAAAATTATCACTTTGGGGCAGTGGTGATGAGATGTGGGATTGGGATATTGAAACGGGCCAGATATACCGTTCGAACATATGGGGCTCGCTAGAATTCCCAAGAGATGGCCAGAGATCGGGAGAAAGCGGAGAAGAGAGTAATATCCACCCTATGGATCAAGAGCGTGTCAGTACAGCTCTCAATAATCACTTTTATGGAAGATCCGATCACTTTGAAGCCGCCTACCGAGTAAAAGGCAAGTCAGACGAGTGGGTGTGGATTCTAGACAGAGCAAAAATTGTCGAACGGGATGAAAAAGATAATCCGCTTCGAATGACTGGCACCATTAAAAACATCAATAACTTTAAACATGCCGAAGAGCAGTTAAGATTATTCGAACGGGCAATTGCTAATATATCCGAAGGCATGTTCATTCTAGATAGCCAATTCCATTTTGTGGAGGTTAATGAAGCATGTTGTGAGCTGTGTTTAAATCCGCGAGAGAAATTCATCGGTGTACAATTCAATTTCGATCTCTATCCAGATAGTTATTCAGAGCAGATCCGTTCAATTTTAAACCAACAAGGACGTTGGAGTAACGATGTGGAATCAGCCAAAGGAGATGGGTCTAGTTTCTTAATGGAGCTAACTGTCGATGCGATTTATGATGAGCTAGGTCAGTTGTCACACTATGTCGGGGTCTTCTCCGATATCTCACGTCGAAAGCAGCAAGAGGAAGAGCTCAGAAAGCTCACCAACAACGACCTGCTTACTAATCTCCCCAACCGCTCTAGCTTAATGGTGACTCTTGGTAACTTAGTTAAGCGCGACTCGCATCATACATTAATGGTATTAGATCTTGATAATTTCAAGAAAATTAATGACTCACTGGGCCATCAGGTTGGTGATGAATTACTGATAAAAGTCGCCAAACGGATTGAAACTGCAGTCCCATATCACACCAGTATCTACCGCCTCGGCGGTGATGAATTTGCCATTCTAGTCGATAACAACCCAGATATAGGCTCTAGCGCAGTGATTGCCAATAATGTCATTGAAGCCTTTACTAGCTCATTCGAATTAACGTCAGATAAAGTAGTCGTAGGCATGAGTATTGGTATCGTGCTTTACCCTGAAGATGATCAAAATGAACAAGCCCTGCTGCGCAAAGCCGATATTGCCATGTACCATGCTAAATCCGCAGGCGGCAATCGCTACCAGTTCTATTCAGAATCACTAAACCGAAATGCCATCAGACAGTTAGAGGTAGAAAATCTTATTCGCCAAGGCATTAAAGAAGATCTGTTTGAGGTCTACTATCAACCTAAGATAGAGCTTAAGACGGGTAAAATGGCGGGAATGGAAGCCTTAGTCAGGCTTAATCACCCTGAACAGGGTCTCATTCCACCCAGTGAATTTATCCCATTAGCCGAAGAGAATGGTCTGATCGTCGAAATTGGTGACATAGTGATGAAGAAAGCCTGCTTCGCGGCACAAAAATGGCGCAGTCAAGGAATTTTCGATGGACGGGTAGCCGTCAATTTATCTTCATACCAGTTCGCTTTACCCGATCTTCAGCAGCGTATAGAGTCAATTTTACGTCTAACTCAGCTGCCAGCAGCTAACTTGGAGCTCGAAATCACCGAAGGCACCGTCATTAAAGAACCAGAAAAGGCCATTAAGGTGATGCAACAGCTAGCAAAAATGGGCGTCAGCCTGGCTTTAGATGATTTTGGTACAGGTTACTCATCACTCTCTTATCTGAAGCGCTTCCCAATTCATACCTTGAAAATTGATAAAGCGTTTGTTGACGACATAGATAAATCAGATCGTGATCTTAAAATGGTCGACTCAATAATTACTATAGCTCATAACATGGGGCTATCCGTTGTCGGTGAAGGTGTGGAAGATGCATCTCAGCTAAGCATATTAAAAGCGCTAAATTGCGAGGAAATCCAAGGATTTATATTCAGTAAGGCAGTAACAGAAGCTCAGTTCACCGAGCTATTACGCCAAGATTTTATCCAACCTGGCTTAGTTCAAAAACAGAATAAAGCAATATAA
- the fadI gene encoding acetyl-CoA C-acyltransferase FadI, producing MSDRQQVTNAKGDRIAIVTGLRTPFAKQATAFHGVSALDMGKMVVNEMLSRSEIDPKLIEQLVYGQVVQMPAAPNIAREIVLGTGMNVGTDAYSVSRACATSFQSTVNVAESIMTGNIDIGIAGGADSSSVLPIGVSKKLAHALVDLNKARSFGQKLAIFRRLGIKDLLPVPPAVAEFSTGLSMGQTAEQMAKTYNISRADQDALAHRSHTLATETWNAGHLKDEVMAAHVPPYKGFIDRDNNIRENSSIESYAKLRPAFDRKHGTVTAATSTPLTDGASAVLMMSESRAKALGYEPIGYIKSYAFSAIDVWEDMLMGPSYATPLALQRAGMELEDLTLIEMHEAFAAQTLANMQMFASKKFAEEKLGRNRAIGEIDMSKFNVLGGSLAYGHPFAATGTRLITQVCRELKRRGGGTGLTTACAAGGLGAAMIVEVE from the coding sequence ATGAGTGACAGACAACAGGTAACGAATGCCAAGGGCGATCGTATTGCAATAGTAACGGGTTTAAGAACGCCATTTGCTAAGCAAGCGACTGCATTTCATGGTGTTTCGGCATTAGATATGGGTAAGATGGTTGTTAACGAGATGCTATCTCGTTCAGAAATTGACCCTAAGCTAATTGAGCAATTGGTATATGGACAAGTTGTACAAATGCCAGCGGCTCCTAATATCGCTCGTGAAATTGTTTTAGGTACGGGCATGAATGTCGGTACCGATGCTTATAGCGTTAGCCGGGCATGTGCCACCAGTTTTCAGTCTACGGTCAATGTCGCTGAATCTATCATGACAGGTAATATCGACATAGGTATTGCTGGTGGTGCCGATTCATCTTCTGTACTGCCTATCGGTGTCTCTAAAAAGCTGGCACACGCTTTAGTCGACTTAAATAAAGCGCGTTCATTTGGTCAAAAACTTGCCATTTTCAGACGTTTGGGGATCAAAGATTTACTGCCTGTTCCACCGGCGGTTGCTGAATTCTCGACCGGTCTTTCAATGGGACAAACTGCTGAGCAGATGGCTAAGACCTATAATATTAGCCGTGCAGATCAAGATGCATTGGCGCATCGTTCACATACATTGGCTACAGAGACCTGGAATGCTGGTCATCTTAAAGATGAAGTGATGGCGGCCCATGTGCCACCTTATAAAGGTTTTATCGATCGCGACAATAATATCCGTGAAAACTCCAGCATCGAATCTTATGCCAAGTTAAGACCAGCCTTCGATCGCAAACATGGCACAGTTACAGCCGCGACAAGTACCCCATTAACTGATGGCGCATCGGCCGTATTAATGATGAGTGAGAGCCGCGCTAAAGCGCTGGGTTATGAGCCTATCGGTTACATCAAGAGTTATGCTTTCAGTGCCATAGATGTGTGGGAAGACATGTTGATGGGACCTTCTTATGCGACGCCTCTAGCTCTACAGCGTGCAGGTATGGAACTTGAAGATCTGACGTTAATCGAGATGCACGAAGCGTTTGCTGCACAAACATTGGCCAATATGCAGATGTTCGCATCGAAGAAGTTTGCTGAAGAAAAGCTCGGGCGAAATCGCGCAATCGGTGAAATCGATATGAGTAAGTTTAACGTGTTAGGTGGCTCACTTGCTTATGGTCACCCATTTGCCGCTACAGGGACACGTCTTATCACCCAAGTATGTCGTGAACTCAAAAGACGTGGCGGTGGAACAGGGTTAACCACGGCTTGTGCGGCTGGTGGTTTAGGTGCGGCTATGATAGTAGAAGTGGAGTGA
- the fadJ gene encoding fatty acid oxidation complex subunit alpha FadJ encodes MEKTFNLSRREDGIAVLTIDVPGESMNTLRAEFGPEITDVLAEIKADSSIKGLVIASGKKDCFVAGADISMLDACKSAADAKALSQQGHVVFNELEALNIPVVAAIDGVCLGGGLELALACHLRVCSLNTKTMMGVPEVQLGLLPGGGGTQRLPRLVGITTALDMMLTGKQIRPKQALKMGLVDEVVPESILLTTAVEMALKGKRTAKKVKKSLVNKLLEGTPVGRNIIFDQASKQVQKKTQGNYPAPAKIIDCVRQGMAKGKAKGLEVEASHFSELVMSTESAALRSIFFATTEMKKETGAGDVKPRKVSKAMILGGGLMGGGIASVTTTKAKIPARVKDISEQGLSNALSYAYKLLDKGVKRRHMTPAARDSLMSLMTTTTEYKGIKDADIVVEAVFEDLNLKHQMVKDVERECGEHTIFASNTSSLPISQIAEAASRPENVIGLHYFSPVEKMPLVEVIAHEKTSAETIATTVAFARKQGKTPIVVQDGAGFYVNRILALYMNEAAQLLLEGQSVEHLDKSLVKFGFPVGPMTLLDEVGIDVGAKISPILEAELGDRFKAPEAFDKLLKDDRKGRKNGKGFYLYGGKANKKAKQVDESVYKVLGLTPGTDGEQSEVAQRCVVQMLNEAVRCLEEGIIASPRDGDIGAIFGIGFPPFLGGPFHYIDSLGAGALVEKLEKYQSRFGDRFVPCSKLKEMAENNQRFFD; translated from the coding sequence ATGGAAAAGACATTTAATTTAAGCCGTCGCGAAGACGGTATCGCTGTACTGACCATCGATGTGCCTGGTGAGTCTATGAACACACTACGTGCAGAATTTGGCCCTGAGATCACTGATGTATTAGCAGAAATTAAAGCCGATAGCAGTATCAAGGGTTTGGTTATCGCTTCGGGCAAAAAAGATTGCTTCGTTGCCGGTGCTGATATCTCTATGCTAGATGCCTGCAAATCTGCCGCTGATGCTAAAGCACTGTCTCAACAAGGCCATGTGGTTTTCAACGAACTTGAAGCGCTCAATATTCCAGTTGTGGCTGCTATCGACGGAGTCTGCTTAGGGGGTGGACTTGAGTTAGCGCTAGCTTGTCATCTACGTGTCTGTAGTCTAAATACTAAAACCATGATGGGAGTGCCTGAGGTTCAGTTAGGCCTGCTACCTGGCGGCGGTGGAACCCAGAGGTTGCCGAGATTAGTTGGTATCACAACGGCTCTGGATATGATGCTCACGGGTAAGCAAATTCGACCTAAACAAGCGCTTAAGATGGGCTTGGTCGATGAGGTTGTTCCTGAATCTATCCTGTTAACTACAGCAGTTGAAATGGCGTTAAAAGGCAAGCGAACAGCTAAGAAAGTTAAAAAGTCATTGGTCAATAAGCTGCTTGAAGGCACGCCAGTAGGCCGAAATATTATTTTTGATCAGGCGAGTAAGCAGGTTCAGAAGAAGACTCAAGGTAACTACCCAGCCCCTGCAAAAATCATCGACTGTGTCCGCCAAGGCATGGCCAAAGGCAAGGCTAAAGGCTTAGAAGTCGAAGCGAGTCATTTTTCCGAGTTGGTCATGTCTACAGAATCTGCAGCGCTAAGAAGTATTTTCTTTGCAACAACAGAGATGAAGAAAGAAACTGGTGCGGGCGATGTAAAGCCTCGAAAGGTCAGCAAGGCGATGATTCTTGGTGGCGGATTGATGGGAGGCGGTATAGCGTCGGTGACAACCACCAAAGCGAAGATCCCGGCTCGAGTCAAAGATATCAGTGAGCAAGGGCTGAGTAATGCACTCTCTTATGCTTACAAGTTACTGGATAAAGGCGTTAAACGCCGTCATATGACGCCAGCTGCTAGAGACAGTTTGATGTCACTTATGACAACAACGACAGAATATAAAGGCATTAAAGATGCCGATATAGTCGTTGAAGCCGTATTTGAAGACCTTAATTTGAAACACCAGATGGTCAAAGATGTTGAACGTGAATGTGGTGAACACACCATTTTTGCTTCTAATACCTCATCTTTACCTATCTCACAGATCGCTGAGGCAGCATCCCGTCCCGAGAACGTGATTGGCCTGCACTACTTTTCACCAGTAGAAAAGATGCCACTGGTTGAAGTTATCGCTCATGAGAAAACCTCTGCTGAGACCATTGCTACAACAGTTGCCTTTGCCCGTAAGCAAGGTAAAACCCCCATTGTTGTTCAAGATGGTGCGGGTTTCTATGTGAATCGAATACTTGCACTTTATATGAATGAAGCAGCACAGCTCTTGTTAGAAGGGCAAAGTGTGGAGCATTTAGATAAGTCACTGGTTAAGTTCGGTTTCCCTGTTGGCCCTATGACCTTGCTTGATGAAGTGGGCATCGATGTTGGTGCTAAGATCTCACCAATATTGGAAGCGGAGTTGGGCGATCGTTTTAAGGCGCCAGAAGCCTTTGATAAGTTGCTTAAGGATGATAGAAAAGGCCGTAAGAATGGCAAAGGTTTCTATCTTTATGGCGGTAAAGCTAACAAGAAAGCTAAGCAAGTCGATGAGAGTGTTTACAAGGTGCTTGGGTTAACGCCAGGTACTGATGGCGAACAATCTGAGGTTGCACAGCGCTGTGTCGTACAGATGTTGAATGAAGCGGTGCGTTGTTTAGAAGAGGGAATTATAGCTTCTCCAAGAGATGGCGATATCGGTGCTATCTTTGGTATTGGATTCCCACCTTTCCTTGGCGGACCATTCCATTATATCGATTCGTTAGGTGCGGGGGCTTTAGTTGAGAAACTCGAGAAGTATCAGTCACGTTTTGGTGATAGATTTGTGCCGTGCAGCAAGCTAAAAGAGATGGCTGAAAATAATCAGCGCTTCTTCGACTAA
- a CDS encoding AAA family ATPase: protein MPLSRFHALREYLNQVILGQPVLTENLLIALIADGHLLVEGPPGLAKTRAVKALCDGVEGDFHRIQFTPDLLPADLTGTDIYRAQTATFEFEAGPIFHNLILADEINRAPAKVQSALLEAMGEGQVTVGKNSYKLPELFLVMATQNPLENEGTYPLPEAQLDRFLMHLNLDYPSAETEFEIMRMSRKEALKQAAPTVEPIIQKDIFEAREESLELYLAEPLERYIVDIVMATRQPQRYSDELASWLEYGVSPRATLAIERCARARAWLQERDFVSPEDIQAVAPNVLRHRLLLSYQAQAEGVSSDQVIDHILSQVAVP from the coding sequence ATGCCTTTGAGCCGATTTCACGCGTTACGCGAATACCTAAACCAGGTAATTCTAGGACAACCAGTCCTAACAGAGAACTTACTAATAGCCTTGATCGCAGATGGACACTTACTCGTTGAGGGGCCTCCGGGTCTTGCTAAAACTCGAGCAGTAAAAGCCCTCTGTGATGGCGTTGAAGGTGACTTCCACCGCATTCAATTTACGCCGGATCTGTTACCAGCAGATTTAACTGGTACTGACATATACCGTGCACAAACAGCCACCTTTGAATTTGAGGCCGGGCCAATATTTCACAACCTAATCTTAGCCGATGAGATTAACCGTGCCCCAGCCAAGGTCCAATCTGCACTGCTTGAAGCGATGGGCGAAGGTCAAGTTACCGTCGGTAAAAATAGCTATAAACTGCCAGAATTGTTTCTGGTTATGGCGACCCAAAACCCTTTAGAAAATGAAGGCACTTACCCGCTACCCGAAGCACAACTTGACCGTTTCTTAATGCATCTTAATCTTGACTACCCAAGTGCAGAGACAGAGTTTGAGATCATGCGTATGTCTCGTAAAGAGGCCTTGAAACAAGCGGCACCGACTGTTGAGCCTATTATCCAAAAAGATATTTTTGAAGCTCGTGAGGAATCTTTAGAGCTTTACCTTGCTGAGCCGTTAGAGAGATATATTGTCGATATTGTAATGGCAACTAGGCAGCCTCAGCGATACAGTGACGAACTGGCAAGCTGGCTCGAATACGGTGTTAGCCCTCGAGCGACATTAGCAATAGAACGCTGTGCCCGAGCGCGTGCCTGGTTACAAGAACGCGACTTTGTATCACCTGAAGATATTCAAGCCGTGGCACCAAATGTATTAAGGCATAGATTACTGCTCAGTTATCAGGCCCAAGCCGAGGGCGTGAGTAGCGATCAGGTTATCGACCATATCTTATCTCAAGTTGCGGTGCCTTAA
- a CDS encoding DUF4381 domain-containing protein, whose amino-acid sequence MEPTSNPALNSMHDIQTPDVITSMPIAMGYWLVLAIVSIAIIFFVVKLRKEWLKRAVKREVLAQLNALAVTQDNATEISVQINSLIKRAAMSYLSREQIAGLQGGAWYLWMDRQVKSPSPRLTTLLDRRYQRAGLNLEEANELKTLAENWFKQALPLSTISTKKCNQDTKEAQC is encoded by the coding sequence ATGGAGCCAACATCCAACCCAGCACTTAATAGTATGCACGATATCCAAACCCCAGACGTCATCACTAGTATGCCCATTGCCATGGGTTATTGGTTAGTGCTTGCCATCGTTAGTATTGCGATTATTTTCTTCGTGGTGAAGCTAAGAAAAGAGTGGCTTAAAAGAGCGGTGAAACGAGAGGTTTTAGCTCAACTTAACGCCTTAGCGGTGACTCAAGATAATGCTACTGAAATATCGGTGCAGATCAATAGCCTAATCAAACGCGCGGCGATGAGCTACTTATCGCGAGAGCAAATCGCCGGTCTTCAAGGAGGGGCTTGGTATCTATGGATGGATCGACAAGTCAAATCGCCCAGTCCTCGGTTAACGACTTTGCTAGACAGGCGGTACCAGAGAGCAGGATTAAACCTTGAAGAAGCCAACGAGCTTAAGACGCTCGCTGAAAACTGGTTCAAACAAGCATTGCCTCTGAGCACTATTTCAACAAAAAAATGCAATCAGGATACCAAGGAAGCACAATGTTAA
- a CDS encoding DUF58 domain-containing protein: MSEIVLPLFADGVNLNQKELLACQNIARALPEKRSKARASLSGHRASLIKGRGMEFAEVRQYQPGDDVRTIDWRVTARTGKAHTKLFVEERERPVLILLDLSHSLYFGSSLLLQSVQAAHLATTLGWSAILHSDRLGALIATENEHLELKPRSRQKGILQLISGIESLHSKQLNQMATHEPEPEHMFRACQRLRRIAKPGSLIWIISDGSNFNQACLAPLSDLKRHCDMGAFLITDPLRQGKLKLPKQFQLPVKEGNKELTLNRAGYDDWLKNQLHTQEQFIQMMQKLNVQTRTVDAGMTLNDQLGALR, from the coding sequence GTGTCTGAAATTGTCCTGCCTCTTTTTGCCGATGGGGTTAACCTAAATCAAAAAGAGCTATTAGCGTGTCAAAATATCGCCAGAGCACTTCCCGAGAAGCGCTCCAAGGCTCGTGCTAGCTTATCCGGTCACCGTGCCAGCTTAATTAAAGGCCGCGGAATGGAATTTGCGGAGGTACGTCAATATCAACCCGGTGATGATGTCAGAACCATAGACTGGCGAGTCACAGCTCGTACAGGTAAGGCGCATACCAAGCTATTTGTTGAAGAAAGAGAACGCCCTGTTCTCATCTTGCTCGATCTCAGTCATAGCCTCTATTTTGGCTCGAGCCTTCTGTTGCAATCAGTCCAGGCAGCGCACTTAGCAACCACCTTAGGTTGGAGTGCTATCTTACATAGCGATAGGCTAGGTGCGCTCATCGCCACCGAGAATGAACATCTAGAGTTAAAACCCAGAAGCCGTCAGAAGGGCATTTTACAACTTATTTCAGGCATCGAATCTCTCCACAGCAAACAGCTTAACCAAATGGCAACCCATGAACCTGAGCCCGAGCATATGTTCCGAGCGTGTCAAAGGCTCAGACGGATCGCAAAGCCTGGTTCATTAATCTGGATAATCAGTGATGGCAGCAACTTCAATCAAGCTTGTCTCGCCCCATTATCAGATCTAAAACGTCATTGTGATATGGGCGCCTTTTTAATCACAGATCCCTTAAGACAAGGCAAGCTGAAGCTGCCTAAACAGTTCCAACTTCCGGTTAAAGAAGGTAATAAAGAGCTGACTTTAAATCGAGCGGGATATGATGACTGGCTAAAGAATCAGCTACACACTCAAGAGCAATTTATACAAATGATGCAAAAGTTGAATGTACAAACCCGTACTGTCGATGCAGGCATGACACTTAACGATCAACTTGGAGCGTTAAGATAA